From one Lolium rigidum isolate FL_2022 chromosome 4, APGP_CSIRO_Lrig_0.1, whole genome shotgun sequence genomic stretch:
- the LOC124647268 gene encoding disease resistance protein RGA5-like, whose protein sequence is MEGALVSAATGALKPVVEKLFALLGDEYTRFKGVRDQIRFLTSELATMHAFLLKMSEEEEGGHDPLDQAWMKEVRELSYDMEESIDDFMLHVGDKDAKPDGFIDKIKHSLGKLGKMKTHRRIGKEIEDLKKQIIEVGERNARYRTGGVISKMSNLTIDPRALAIFEHASKLVGIEEPKAEIIKLLTEEQGCGLTPQNLKVVAIVGFGGIGKTTLANQVYQELKVQFQCSAFISVSRTPDMMSILRTILSEVSKQRYVDTEAGSIQHLISKVHDFLIGKRYFIVVDDIWSVGAWEIIQGNTKYEWEQVKVSIGCALERNPSVEGMMKIISLSYFDLPAHLKTCLLYLSIFPEDAIIQKRSLIWSWIAEGFIYNEGRYTLYELGENSFVPEKLVLYHVRSFYVFGHLGEIPSLDRFRHLRVLNFEYCHGIENRHIEDIERLLQLRYLNLRGTRVSKLPQRIGDLWCLEMLDLRGTSVRELPASVVNLKKLVHLLVNFTVKFPDGIAKMQALESYMNVKVPRYPINFLQKLDQLKNLKKLRLDFEDVSNTRDENGVTEEYVKANVSPLQNLDGLHIWKNIKTLHVMGSTITRIPNSVGSLLNLRSVFLRMDLVGKKDLCILGGLPLLLKLGLSIGKCEGSHNIRVIVSGAQGFSCLRSFCYDISGAEMDFMFTAGSMPKLEVLITYFDIVKIEAFTPGDFDFGIENLTCLTTIKCGVFGRKSETDDTTKAAMERNRFDGNLNLCPRDHHVDKQVIRDGEHGGGYPPSYAHDWYIFGDGCTARSDSF, encoded by the exons ATGGAGGGAGCTCTCGTGAGTGCGGCGACAGGGGCTTTGAAACCGGTGGTGGAAAAGCTGTTCGCTCTGCTTGGTGATGAGTACACGCGGTTCAAGGGGGTGCGGGACCAGATCAGGTTCCTCACCAGCGAGCTCGCCACCATGCACGCATTCCTTCTGAAGatgtcagaggaggaggaggggggtcaTGATCCGCTCGACCAGGCGTGGATGAAGGAGGTTCGGGAGCTGTCATACGACATGGAGGAGTCCATCGATGACTTCATGTTGCATGTCGGTGACAAAGATGCTAAGCCAGATGGCTTCATCGACAAGATCAAGCACTCGTTGGGGAAGTTGGGGAAAATGAAGACTCACCGCCGGATCGGAAAAGAGATCGAAGATCTGAAGAAGCAAATCATTGAGGTGGGCGAGAGGAATGCAAGGTACAGGACAGGAGGTGTCATCTCCAAGATGAGCAATTTGACTATTGACCCTAGAGCACTTGCTATCTTTGAGCATGCCTCCAAACTGGTTGGAATTGAAGAACCCAAGGCTGAGATAATAAAATTGTTGACCGAAGAGCAGGGATGTGGGTTAACGCCACAAAATCTGAAGGTGGTTGCCatcgttggatttggagggatagGAAAAACAACCCTCGCGAATCAAGTGTATCAAGAGCTCAAGGTGCAATTCCAGTGCAGTGCTTTCATATCCGTGTCTCGAACTCCAGATATGATGAGTATTCTGAGAACTATTCTTAGTGAAGTCAGCAAGCAACGCTATGTTGATACTGAAGCAGGGAGCATCCAACATCTGATCAGCAAGGTCCATGATTTCCTAATAGGCAAAAG ATACTTTATTGTAGTTGATGATATATGGAGCGTGGGAGCATGGGAAATCATTCA AGGAAATACAAAATATGAATGGGAGCAAGTGAAAGTTTCAATAGGTTGTGCACTTGAAAGAAATCCTAGTGTTGAAGGAATGATGAAGATAATATCCCTTAGTTACTTTGATCTTCCTGCTCACCTCAAAACTTGTTTACTGTATTTGAGTATATTTCCTGAAGATGCTATTATTCAGAAGAGGAGCCTGATATGGAGCTGGATTGCCGAAGGATTCATTTATAATGAGGGCAGATATACATTGTACGAGTTGGGAGAGAA TTCATTTGTGCCAGAGAAGCTAGTCTTGTATCATGTCCGGTCATTTTATGTGTTCGGGCATTTAGGGGAAATCCCTTCTCTGGATCGATTCAGGCATTTGCGTGTTCTGAACTTTGAATATTGTCACGGCATAGAGAATCGCCATATTGAAGATATAGAGAGGCTATTACAATTGAGAtacctaaacctaagagggacaaGAGTTAGTAAGCTCCCACAACGAATTGGAGATTTGTGGTGCTTAGAGATGCTGGACCTAAGAGGCACCAGTGTCCGTGAATTACCAGCCTCCGTTGTCAATCTCAAAAAATTGGTGCATCTACTTGTTAATTTTACTGTTAAATTTCCTGATGGAATTGCAAAGATGCAAGCCCTGGAGAGTTATATGAATGTCAAGGTCCCCCGGTATCCAATTAATTTCCTGCAAAAACTTGACCAGCTAAAGAATTTGAAGAAATTGCGCCTTGATTTCGAAGATGTTTCCAACACGAGagatgaaaatggagttacagagGAGTACGTGAAAGCAAATGTATCTCCTCTACAGAACCTTGATGGTCTTCACATTTGGAAGAATATCAAAACACTCCATGTTATGGGTTCAACCATCACAAGGATTCCGAACTCAGTGGGCTCCCTACTCAACCTCCGGTCAGTATTTCTTCGGATGGATCTAGTCGGGAAGAAAGACCTCTGCATTCTTGGTGGATTACCTTTGCTGCTCAAGCTAGGTCTATCAATTGGAAAGTGTGAAGGTAGCCATAATATCAGAGTCATAGTCAGTGGTGCACAAGGGTTTTCATGCTTAAGGAGTTTTTGTTATGACATATCGGGTGCCGAGATGGATTTTATGTTTACAGCAGGATCCATGCCGAAGCTAGAAGTATTAATAACTTATTTCGATATAGTTAAAATAGAGGCTTTCACTCCTGGCGATTTTGATTTCGGAATTGAAAACCTCACCTGCCTCACTACAATCAAATGTGGAGTATTTGGCCGTAAGAGTGAGACTGATGACACGACAAAGGCTGCTATGGAGAGAAAT AGGTTTGACGGCAATCTTAATCTCTGTCCCCGTGACCATCACGTCGATAAACAAGTTATCAG GGACGGCGAACATGGAGGTGGATACCCGCCCTCCTACGCACACGACTGGTATATCTTCGGCGACGGGTGCACAGCTCGCTCTGACTCCTTTTAA